One genomic region from Leifsonia poae encodes:
- a CDS encoding adenylate/guanylate cyclase domain-containing protein, with the protein MVSPVGTDGKLTGVLAFQINVDTINNVMTGNKGWAKQGLGQTGEVYLAGPDKTMRSVSRMLVQHPAQYSADVIRSGTSPELADRIVDVKGTVLLQPVNTQSVNAALQGKTGTAEGPSYIGGENLTAYAPLHIPGLNWVIVARMDTSEAYAPVAEFTRNLVLSTAALVLVVSLLSLLLAQVFLRPLRRLLDGVNRVSAGEVGVQVDTRSHDEIADLGAAFNDLSRSLQIKADLLDAEQEEHERLLLTLMPEGVAKRYRQGDETIAEDHQDVTVLFADIVGFDDFSRGKESAEGLALLNSIVRSFDEAAERHGVERVRTTRQEGYLASCGLTVPRVDNARRMVEFALSMQKILERFSAQNGAELRLRAGIDSGTVTSGLVGRTSVVYDMWGDAVNLAHRVQDSSATPGVYLTQRVVDALPDSVKYTDAGEVETQSGQQRVWRIDLEATRV; encoded by the coding sequence GTGGTCTCCCCGGTGGGCACGGACGGCAAACTGACCGGCGTTCTGGCGTTCCAGATCAATGTCGACACCATCAACAACGTGATGACGGGGAACAAGGGCTGGGCCAAGCAGGGTCTCGGCCAGACCGGCGAGGTGTACTTGGCCGGGCCCGACAAGACGATGCGCTCGGTGTCGCGAATGCTGGTGCAGCATCCCGCCCAGTATTCGGCGGACGTGATCCGCAGCGGCACCTCGCCCGAGCTGGCCGACCGCATCGTCGACGTGAAGGGGACGGTGCTGCTGCAACCGGTGAACACCCAGTCTGTGAACGCGGCGCTGCAAGGCAAGACCGGCACGGCGGAAGGGCCGAGCTACATCGGGGGTGAGAACCTCACCGCATACGCCCCGCTGCACATCCCCGGCCTGAACTGGGTGATCGTCGCCCGGATGGACACATCGGAGGCGTACGCGCCGGTCGCCGAGTTCACCCGCAACCTCGTGCTCTCCACGGCCGCCCTCGTGCTCGTGGTCTCGCTGCTTTCGCTGCTGCTGGCCCAGGTGTTCCTGCGTCCGTTGCGGCGCCTGCTGGACGGCGTGAACCGCGTCTCGGCGGGGGAGGTCGGTGTTCAGGTCGACACCCGCTCGCACGACGAGATCGCCGATCTCGGCGCGGCCTTCAACGATCTGTCACGCAGCCTGCAGATCAAGGCCGACCTGCTCGACGCCGAACAGGAGGAACACGAACGTCTGCTGCTGACCCTCATGCCGGAGGGTGTGGCGAAACGGTACCGGCAGGGTGATGAGACGATCGCCGAAGACCACCAGGATGTGACAGTGCTGTTCGCCGACATCGTCGGCTTCGACGACTTCAGTCGCGGTAAGGAATCCGCTGAAGGACTGGCGCTGCTGAACAGCATCGTGCGCAGCTTCGACGAGGCGGCGGAGCGGCACGGTGTCGAGCGCGTGCGCACGACTCGGCAGGAGGGGTATCTCGCGAGCTGCGGGTTGACCGTCCCCCGGGTCGACAATGCACGGCGGATGGTCGAGTTCGCGCTGTCGATGCAGAAGATCCTCGAACGGTTCAGCGCGCAGAACGGCGCCGAGCTGAGGCTGCGGGCGGGAATCGACAGCGGAACGGTCACCAGCGGTCTGGTCGGGCGCACCAGCGTCGTCTACGACATGTGGGGCGACGCGGTGAACCTCGCGCATCGGGTGCAGGATTCGTCGGCCACGCCGGGCGTCTACCTCACCCAGCG